Proteins encoded in a region of the Triticum dicoccoides isolate Atlit2015 ecotype Zavitan chromosome 3A, WEW_v2.0, whole genome shotgun sequence genome:
- the LOC119272015 gene encoding putative pentatricopeptide repeat-containing protein At3g15930: MPLRAYVGMLARGARPGAYTFPPLLKAVVAERGAVASAAGDSVHAHVVKFGLQLNAHVASSLVLMYAARGDGVTARALLDVQPARGGGTPVMWNALIRTTMSSSSTVSNPFAGPDITLVRDLNIHERVPVKLDHTTASYSAWKRYFSLVFREYLLHGHVDGTVDSALMINDEEWMILNATIIRWFYLTIFGDIFHTVVNDEDDAYAPTFAKVVAYLKLEERRMRVAGTSATHTVLVAGTRGGSALPPPRLTPPQPAAPAFPPGFPPAPAAPFPPPQPAANGGVVAAAAGVAASREAAAVLREEHLASSSRPLSRRLRGTPARTHGPASSTPTPCRQFRLSCCSFLDMVRAGVVATPVTYITVLSACGKGNDVLLGMQLHKRVIESGVLPDLKVENALVDMYAECGEMEAAWDLFDSMQVRNIVSWTSVIYGCVRLGQVDRARVLFDRMPERDTVSWTAMIDGYVQAGQFREALEMFREMQLSKVRADEFTMVSIVTACAQLGALETGEWARLYMNRHGIKMDTFVGNALIDMYSKCGSIGRAMDVFNEMHSRDKFTWTAVILGLAVNGHGEEVIDMFDRMLRVFEVPDEVTFIGVLTACTHSGLIDKGRDFFLSMTGTYRIAPNVMHYGCIIDLLGRAGKLREALETIGKMPMKPNSAIWGTLLAACRVHGNSEMGELAAERLLELDPENSMAYVLLSNLYAKSNRWGDVRWLRQLMMEKGIKKEPGCSLVEMNGTIHEFVAGDRSHPMSEEIYSKLDKFGTTSIKRKILVGFALLL; encoded by the exons ATGCCCTTGCGGGCGTACGTGGGCATGCTGgcacgcggagccaggcctggcgcGTACACGTTTCCGCCGTTGCTCAAGGCGGTGGTGGCAGAGCGGGGCGCCGTGGCGTCGGCCGCCGGAGACTCTGTCCACGCGCATGTGGTTAAGTTTGGGCTGCAGCTCAACGCCCACGTGGCGAGCTCGCTGGTCCTCATGTACGCGGCCAGGGGCGACGGCGTGACGGCGCGCGCACTGCTGGATGTGCAGCCCGCCAGAGGTGGCGGCACGCCCGTCATGTGGAATGCGCTTAT CCGAACCACCATGAGTTCCTCCTCCACCGTCTCCAACCCGTTCGCCGGTCCCGATATCaccctcgtccgcgacctcaacaTCCATGAGCGCGTCCCGGTCAAACTTGATCACACCACCGCCTCCTACTCCGCTTGGAAGCGGTACTTTTCGCTTGTGTTCCGTGAGTACCTCCTACACGGCCACGTGGACGGCACCGTGGACTCGGCGCTCATGAtcaacgacgaggagtggatgatcctcAACGCCACCATCATCCGCTGGTTCTATCTCACCATCTTCGGCGACATCTTCCACACCGTGGTGAACGACGAGGACGACGCCTATGCg CCCACCTTCGCCAAGGTGGTCGCGTACCTCAAGCTAGAGGAGCGCCGGATGCGGGTGGCAGGGACGAGCGCGACCCACAccgtcctcgtcgccggcaccCGCGGAGGTTCGGCCCTGCCACCGCCCCGCCTGACGCCGCCCCAGCCGGCGGCGCCCGCCTTCCCGCCTGGCTTCCCGCCCGCCCCAGCCGCCCCCTTCCCGCCGCCCCAGCCGGCGGCCAATGGGGGGGTCGTCGCGGCGGCCGCCGGGGTGGCCGCaagcagggaggcggcggcggtgctcagGGAGGAGCACCTCGCCAGCAGCAGCCGGCCCCTCAGCCGGCGGCTCCGTGGTACGCCGGCCAGAACCCATGGACCGGCGTCGTCCACGCCTACTCCATGCCG GCAGTTCAGGCTGTCATGCTGCTCTTTCCTGGATATGGTGAGGGCTGGCGTTGTGGCCACGCCGGTCACCTACATCACGGTGCTGTCAGCATGCGGCAAAGGCAACGACGTCCTGCTCGGAATGCAGCTGCACAAGCGCGTCATTGAGAGTGGGGTGTTGCCTGACCTCAAGGTGGAGAATGCGCTCGTTGATATGTATGCCGAGTGTGGAGAGATGGAAGCAGCTTGGGATTTGTTTGACAGCATGCAGGTGAGGAACATTGTGTCGTGGACATCGGTGATCTATGGGTGTGTAAGACTAGGCCAGGTTGATCGAGCCAGAGTACTCTTTGATCGTATGCCTGAGAGGGACACCGTCTCATGGACTGCAATGATTGATGGTTATGTACAAGCTGGCCAGTTCCGAGAGGCATTGGAGATGTTTCGTGAGATGCAACTTAGCAAGGTGAGGGCAGACGAGTTCACCATGGTCAGCATAGTCACGGCATGCGCGCAGCTTGGTGCTTTAGAGACAGGGGAGTGGGCTAGACTTTACATGAACAGACATGGGATCAAGATGGATACTTTTGTCGGGAATGCGCTCATAGACATGTATTCAAAGTGTGGGAGCATCGGGAGGGCAATGGACGTGTTCAATGAGATGCACAGTAGAGATAAATTTACTTGGACCGCTGTTATACTTGGTCTTGCAGTGAATGGCCATGGTGAGGAGGTTATCGATATGTTTGACAGGATGCTTAGGGTGTTTGAAGTTCCAGACGAGGTGACCTTCATTGGCGTTCTCACTGCATGTACTCATTCTGGTTTGATTGACAAAGGACGAGACTTCTTTCTCAGCATGACTGGGACCTACAGGATTGCTCCTAATGTGATGCACTATGGATGCATAATCGACCTCCTTGGGCGAGCTGGAAAACTAAGAGAAGCATTGGAGACAATAGGTAAAATGCCCATGAAACCCAACTCTGCAATTTGGGGGACCCTGCTGGCAGCTTGTAGGGTCCATGGTAACTCAGAGATGGGTGAATTGGCAGCAGAACGTCTCCTTGAGTTGGATCCTGAGAACAGCATGGCTTACGTCCTTTTGTCCAATCTGTATGCAAAATCGAATAGATGGGGAGATGTTCGGTGGCTTAGGCAATTAATGATGGAGAAAGGAATCAAGAAAGAGCCTGGTTGCAGTCTTGTTGAAATGAACGGCACAATTCACGAATTTGTAGCTGGCGATAGATCTCATCCTATGAGTGAAGAAATCTATTCTAAATTGGACAAG TTTGGCACTACTTCTATTAAAAGAAAG ATACTAGTAGGTTTTGCTCTGCTCCTCTGA
- the LOC119267351 gene encoding pentatricopeptide repeat-containing protein At2g29760, chloroplastic-like, which translates to MYAARGDGVMARALLDVQPAGGGGTPVVWNALMSGHKRSRQFRLSCCSFLDMVRAGVVPTPVTYITVLSACGKGNDVLLGMQLHKRVIESGVLPDLKVENALVGMYAECGEMEAAWDLFEVMQVRNIVSWTSVISGCVRLGQVDRARVLFDRMPERDTVSWTAMIDGYVQAGQFREALEMFREMQLSKVRADEFTMVSIVTACAQLGALETGEWARIYMNRHGIKMDTFVGNALIDMYSKCGSIERAMDVFNEMHSGDKFTWTAIILGLAVNGHGEEAINMFDRMLRAFEAPDEVTFIGVLTACTHAGLVDKGRDFFLSMTVTYRIAPNVMHYGCMIDLLGRAGKLREALETIGKMPMKPSSAIWGTLLAACRVHGNSEIGELAAERLLELDPENSMAYVLLSNLYAKSNRWGDVRWLRQVMMEKGIKKEPGCSLIEMNGTIHEFVAGDRSHPMSEEIYSKLDKVLTDLKNDGYVPDVTEVFVQVTEEEKQKVLYWHSEKLAVAFALLVSESSVTIRIVKNLRMCLDCHNAIKLITKLYMREIVVRDRTRFHHFRHGLCSCKDYW; encoded by the coding sequence ATGTACGCTGCCAGGGGCGACGGCGTGATGGCGCGTGCGCTGCTGGACGTGCAGCCTGCCGGAGGTGGCGGCACGCCCGTTGTGTGGAATGCGCTTATGTCCGGCCACAAGAGAAGCAGGCAGTTCAGGTTGTCATGCTGCTCATTCCTGGATATGGTGAGGGCTGGCGTTGTGCCCACGCCGGTCACCTACATCACAGTgctgtcggcatgtggcaaaggcaACGACGTCCTGCTCGGAATGCAGCTGCACAAGCGCGTCATTGAGAGCGGGGTGTTGCCTGACCTCAAGGTGGAGAATGCGCTTGTTGGTATGTATGCCGAGTGTGGCGAGATGGAAGCAGCTTGGGATTTGTTTGAGGTCATGCAGGTGAGGAACATTGTGTCCTGGACGTCGGTAATCTCTGGGTGTGTAAGACTAGGCCAGGTTGATCGAGCCAGGGTACTCTTTGATCGTATGCCTGAGAGGGACACCGTCTCATGGACTGCGATGATTGATGGTTATGTACAAGCTGGCCAGTTCCGAGAGGCATTGGAGATGTTTCGTGAGATGCAACTTAGCAAGGTGAGGGCAGATGAGTTCACCATGGTCAGCATAGTCACGGCATGCGCGCAGCTTGGTGCTTTAGAGACAGGGGAGTGGGCTAGAATTTACATGAACAGACATGGGATCAAGATGGATACTTTTGTTGGGAATGCGCTCATAGACATGTATTCAAAGTGTGGGAGCATCGAGAGGGCAATGGACGTGTTCAATGAGATGCACAGTGGAGATAAGTTTACTTGGACCGCTATTATACTTGGTCTTGCAGTGAATGGCCATGGTGAGGAGGCTATCAATATGTTTGACAGGATGCTTAGGGCGTTTGAAGCTCCAGACGAGGTGACCTTCATTGGCGTTCTCACTGCCTGTACTCATGCTGGCTTGGTTGACAAAGGACGAGACTTCTTTCTCAGCATGACTGTGACCTACAGGATTGCTCCTAATGTGATGCATTATGGATGCATGATCGACCTCCTTGGGCGAGCTGGGAAACTAAGAGAAGCATTGGAGACAATAGGTAAAATGCCCATGAAACCCAGCTCTGCAATCTGGGGGACCCTGCTGGCAGCTTGTAGGGTCCATGGTAACTCAGAGATAGGTGAATTGGCAGCAGAACGTCTCCTTGAGTTGGATCCAGAGAACAGTATGGCCTACGTCCTTTTGTCCAATCTGTATGCAAAATCTAATAGATGGGGAGATGTCCGGTGGCTTAGGCAGGTAATGATGGAGAAAGGAATCAAGAAAGAGCCTGGTTGCAGTCTTATTGAAATGAATGGCACAATTCACGAATTTGTAGCTGGCGATAGATCTCATCCTATGAGCGAAGAAATCTATTCTAAATTGGACAAGGTACTCACGGATTTGAAGAATGATGGATATGTACCTGATGTAACCGAGGTCTTTGTTCAAGTcacagaagaagaaaaacaaaaagttCTTTATTGGCACAGCGAAAAGTTGGCTGTCGCTTTTGCATTACTCGTATCAGAATCCAGTGTGACAATAAGGATCGTGAAAAACTTGAGGATGTGTTTAGACTGCCACAATGCAATTAAATTGATCACCAAGTTATATATGAGAGAGATTGTTGTGAGGGACAGGACACGCTTCCATCATTTTAGACATGGACTCTGTTCTTGTAAGGACTATTGGTAA